CGTCCACCTGAGTAAGCAGCCGAGCATCCACGGATACAGGTGCTCAACTTGTTGGAGCTCCACGGGTACCGCCGCCTTCTCGGCGATTACACAGTCGATGTGCAGTGCGTCCAGAGCGCCGACGATTACGTCGAATACCCGGTTCCGGATGGACTGTGCGTCCTCACTGGCATGAAAGTACTCCAGTTCGATGCCGCGCTCGACCAGGTCACACCGCAACTCATCCAATGCAGCGGCGAACGGGAACGGTCGGTAAAGAGCGACGCTCGCTACCGCGAAGTGCCTTGTCCCGGTCGCACCGAAATCGAAGTTCCCAGCCTCATCGAGGAAGACGTAGAGGCATTGCCGACGCCCAGCACCCGCCACGGACGCCACCCCCACCGAAACCGGTACCGTACCTTCCACCCCAACAAGCGATTATGCGTCGAAGCCTGTCGTGATTCTCGCATGCTCTCCCACTGATGGAAAAGCGATAATTGCCAATCCTCCTATAGATCGCAGCTCACTCTCCCGTTCGGATCGACTCTATCCCCCACCCCCATCGCCTTCCCCGTCGCGCGCGGGTAGAATGCCGGGGCGTGAGTGAACGAACACCTCCGATCAAGGACGATCGCCTGCCCCGGCTCGGCTTCTCCGCCGGGATGCTGCTGCTCCTGGCGGCGGCCGGGGCGCTGCGGGTGGTCTGGCTCGGCGATCTGCCGCCGGGGCTGCCCGGTGCCGCGGCCGAGCACGGGTTGCTGGCGCGGGCGCTGGTGGAGAGCGGCATCCCGGGGGCGCTGCGTGACGCGGACGCGGCCTCGGTTCCGCTCGCTGCGCTCATCGCCATGGCTGGTCGCCTCACCGGATTCGACGTGGCGACGCCGGCGCTGGGCGCGGCGCTGGCCGGAACGGCGACGGTAGGCTTCACGGCGCTCTGGCTGCGGCGGGCCGTCGGCCCGGTAGGGGGACTGGCCGGGGGCGCGCTGCTCGCGGGCAGCTTCTGGTCGCTCCTCTTCGGCCGGTTGGGATTGAGCCCGGCCGTGGGCGCCGCGGGGCTGGCGGCGCTGCTCTGGCTGGTGCTCGAAGCGATCCGCCGGCCGCTCCGCCTCGCTCTCCCCTGGTACGTGCTGGCCGGGCTGGCCGCGGCGGTCGCGTTCGCCGCAGACCCGGTGCTGCGGGTCGTGCCGGCGCTGCTCCTCGTCGCGCTGGGCGCGGCCCTGTGGCGGGCACGAAGGAGCGAGAGCGACAGGGCTGTGGCATGGGGACTCGCGATCTCGCTCCTGGTTGCCACCCTGGCTGCACTGCCGGTCGTCGCTGGCGGGGGCGGTGCGGCGGGACGCCTCGGCTTCTGGTCACCCACGCCCGGCCTTCCGGGCGACACCGTCTCCGGTATCACCGAAACTATCCACGGCTATGGGAGCGCGCTCTCTCGGATCATCTGGCCCGGTGCGCCGGACACGGCGTTGAACCTGCCGGACGCGCCGCTGTTCGACCTATGGCTAGTGCCCTGGGTGCTGGTGGGAAGCGTAGTCGCGGTGCGCCGGGTCCGGCGGCCGCTGGCGACCGTCGGCCTCGTCTG
This genomic window from Sphaerobacter thermophilus DSM 20745 contains:
- a CDS encoding DUF3800 domain-containing protein → MAGAGRRQCLYVFLDEAGNFDFGATGTRHFAVASVALYRPFPFAAALDELRCDLVERGIELEYFHASEDAQSIRNRVFDVIVGALDALHIDCVIAEKAAVPVELQQVEHLYPWMLGCLLRWTLSQVDWPTVAEVIVITDRIPVKRKRRAVEKGIKLALAAMLPAETRYRVLHHDSKAWWGLQVADYANWAVYRKREKGDERSFDRIRSAVRVELNALQELERHASGRPKPPN